A region from the Phycisphaerales bacterium genome encodes:
- a CDS encoding aminopeptidase P family protein: MATPFILAGYPDRFPGVYHRIRFLCGDMTVFLDLGGGNTHLIVRNIELPRARQAGRARHIWCPEDLAPAGGLASDRDTSFAQAAAELLSREGVAEIRGDYLLPLLFVDVLGRRGVKVQFDPDLGRVDRRMKDNWEVQQLREAQQHTEAAIRHAYETIARADVVDGVLQHDGAALTADRLRSMIIIFLLQRGLSNPNDCIVAPGKVGADCHHRGEGVLRLNEPIIIDVFPMSGKSRYWGDCTRTICRGAPHPTLSMMHGHVVEAKLRAIEACRAGRSGAVVHQAVLDVFTREKYHIGMPPDDAPDDLIFYPHGTGHGIGLECHEPPILDLLCGELVDGDALTIEPGLYCKAIGGVRVEDMVIARPDGCENLNSLPEGLWWG; this comes from the coding sequence ATGGCCACGCCATTCATTCTCGCCGGGTATCCCGACCGTTTCCCCGGCGTCTACCACCGAATCCGCTTCCTCTGTGGCGACATGACCGTCTTTCTCGATCTGGGCGGCGGCAACACGCACCTGATCGTCCGCAACATCGAACTGCCCCGGGCCCGCCAGGCAGGTCGGGCTCGGCACATCTGGTGCCCGGAAGACCTCGCCCCGGCGGGCGGGCTGGCCAGCGACCGCGACACCTCCTTCGCCCAGGCCGCGGCGGAACTGCTCAGCCGCGAGGGCGTGGCCGAGATTCGGGGCGATTACCTGCTGCCGCTGCTGTTCGTCGATGTGCTCGGCCGGCGCGGCGTCAAGGTGCAGTTCGATCCCGATCTCGGCCGCGTCGATCGGCGAATGAAGGACAACTGGGAAGTGCAGCAGCTGCGCGAAGCGCAGCAGCACACCGAAGCGGCGATCCGCCATGCCTACGAGACCATCGCGCGCGCGGACGTCGTCGATGGCGTGCTCCAGCACGATGGCGCAGCGCTCACGGCTGATCGGCTGCGGTCGATGATCATCATCTTCCTGCTGCAGCGCGGCCTGTCGAATCCGAACGACTGCATCGTGGCGCCGGGGAAAGTCGGCGCCGACTGCCATCACCGCGGCGAGGGCGTGCTGCGCCTCAACGAGCCGATCATCATCGACGTGTTTCCCATGAGCGGCAAGAGCCGCTACTGGGGCGACTGCACGCGCACCATCTGCCGCGGCGCGCCGCACCCGACGCTGTCGATGATGCACGGCCACGTCGTGGAGGCGAAACTTCGGGCGATCGAAGCCTGTCGCGCGGGCCGCAGCGGCGCTGTCGTGCACCAGGCAGTGCTCGACGTGTTCACGCGCGAGAAGTATCACATCGGCATGCCGCCCGATGATGCGCCCGACGACCTCATCTTCTACCCGCACGGCACGGGCCACGGCATTGGCCTCGAATGCCACGAGCCGCCGATTCTCGACCTGCTGTGCGGCGAACTGGTGGATGGCGATGCGCTGACGATCGAGCCGGGGCTGTACTGCAAGGCGATCGGCGGCGTGCGCGTGGAGGACATGGTGATCGCGAGGCCGGACGGGTGTGAGAATCTGAATTCGTTGCCGGAGGGGTTGTGGTGGGGATAA
- a CDS encoding ATP-dependent Clp protease adaptor ClpS, producing MREPIMTDGQTNQPQVDQPRADEPAGGDEQRGGAATATKTRPARPSRKVEHLPPWRVLLHNDDVNDQLYVVESITKITPLGLQQADRCMLEAHITGLSMLLVTHQERAELYRDQFHSKGLTVTIEPTE from the coding sequence ATGCGTGAGCCAATCATGACCGACGGACAGACGAACCAGCCGCAAGTGGACCAGCCCCGCGCCGATGAGCCCGCCGGCGGTGACGAGCAGCGTGGCGGCGCCGCCACCGCAACGAAGACCCGGCCCGCCAGGCCCAGCCGCAAAGTCGAGCACCTGCCGCCCTGGCGGGTGCTGCTGCACAACGATGATGTGAACGACCAGTTGTACGTCGTGGAGTCGATCACCAAGATCACGCCGCTGGGATTGCAGCAGGCGGATCGCTGCATGCTCGAGGCCCACATCACCGGACTGTCGATGCTCCTGGTCACCCACCAGGAGCGGGCGGAACTCTACAGAGACCAGTTCCACAGCAAGGGCCTGACGGTCACCATCGAGCCGACGGAGTAA
- a CDS encoding glycogen debranching enzyme family protein: MNVEHDPSSFDRTHLIRFRGEGDVRRFIDTEWLLSDGLGGFAMGTALGLNTRRYHGWLISARKPPVGRVMLLSTLLERLTCAEPGGREETVELSNFEFVPHHLAPRGYRHLQQFERGVNACRWIYRTGPFTFERTISLRWRIGGADVTYRISGPAGSTIRLALLPLLRCHDFHHLIRCDGRRFRVRGTREGIAIAAPDGHEVHLSTSDGQFHAQSDWWFNFHYQQEALRGLDHIEDLFTPGEFRHECTIEGAGCCEFALHASADGEGPRTTAEQAEENRRGHLARHAASVRPKAPSLAARVDLLAAADDFVVPRRVGDESLMTILAGYPWFGDWGRDTMIALRGLLLVTGRLDEALATLRAFAAHRRHGLIPNLFDDSGEAAHHNTADASLWFIDAACKYRAVSGDAAGFDRDLRDACLDIIDCYRRGTDFGIRMDERDGLIAAGDPSTQLTWMDAKRDGVVFTPRFGKAVEINALWYSALRQMAQAAPQRAAELGALADRVGESFTALFWCDEMNCLADVLVPDGNAWVQDRCVRPNQIIACALAHSPLDIERRRRVIAVVEEHLFTPVGLRTLSPRDSRYVGRFEGGMFERDKAYHQGTVWPWLMGPFIEAVLRADEFSDAARRRARSLLQPLIEQTIVGRSLGQLAEVYDGDASPDRPRLPGGCMAQAWSVAAILDGLALTEQ; encoded by the coding sequence ATGAATGTCGAGCATGATCCATCCTCCTTCGACCGCACTCATCTCATCCGCTTCCGCGGCGAAGGGGATGTTCGGCGATTCATTGACACGGAATGGCTCCTCAGCGACGGCCTGGGCGGCTTTGCCATGGGCACCGCGCTGGGACTCAACACCCGCCGGTACCACGGCTGGCTCATCAGCGCCCGCAAACCTCCTGTCGGCCGGGTCATGTTGCTCAGCACCTTGCTCGAGCGGCTGACTTGTGCCGAGCCCGGCGGCCGGGAAGAGACGGTGGAACTGAGCAACTTCGAGTTCGTGCCGCACCACCTCGCGCCGCGCGGCTATCGGCATCTCCAGCAGTTCGAGCGCGGCGTGAACGCCTGCCGCTGGATCTACCGCACCGGCCCGTTCACCTTCGAGCGCACCATCAGCCTGCGCTGGCGCATCGGCGGCGCGGATGTGACGTACCGGATATCCGGCCCGGCCGGCTCGACCATTCGGCTCGCGCTGCTACCGCTCCTGCGCTGCCACGATTTCCACCATCTCATCCGCTGCGACGGCCGGCGCTTTCGCGTGCGCGGCACGCGCGAGGGCATCGCCATCGCCGCACCGGATGGGCACGAAGTGCATCTGTCTACGTCGGACGGCCAGTTTCACGCGCAGTCCGACTGGTGGTTCAACTTCCACTACCAGCAGGAGGCCCTGCGCGGCCTCGACCACATTGAAGACCTGTTTACGCCCGGCGAGTTTCGTCACGAGTGCACGATCGAAGGCGCGGGCTGCTGCGAGTTTGCACTCCACGCCAGCGCCGACGGCGAGGGACCACGCACCACTGCTGAGCAGGCGGAGGAGAATCGCCGGGGGCATCTTGCGCGGCACGCGGCGTCGGTCCGGCCGAAGGCGCCGTCGCTGGCGGCGCGTGTGGACCTGCTCGCTGCGGCCGATGACTTCGTCGTGCCGCGCCGCGTCGGCGACGAGTCGCTGATGACCATCCTCGCCGGCTATCCGTGGTTCGGCGACTGGGGGCGAGACACGATGATCGCGCTGCGCGGCCTGCTGCTGGTGACCGGCCGCCTCGATGAGGCGCTGGCCACGCTGCGCGCCTTTGCGGCGCACCGCCGCCACGGCCTGATTCCCAATCTCTTTGACGACTCCGGCGAGGCCGCGCACCACAACACCGCCGACGCCAGCCTCTGGTTCATCGACGCCGCGTGCAAGTACCGGGCCGTGTCGGGCGATGCGGCCGGGTTCGATCGCGATCTGCGCGATGCATGCCTTGACATCATCGACTGCTATCGGCGCGGCACCGACTTTGGCATTCGCATGGACGAGCGCGACGGGCTGATCGCCGCCGGCGACCCGTCAACGCAACTCACCTGGATGGACGCCAAGCGCGATGGGGTCGTCTTCACACCCCGCTTCGGAAAGGCTGTCGAGATCAACGCGCTGTGGTACAGCGCCCTGCGCCAGATGGCGCAGGCTGCACCGCAGCGAGCTGCGGAACTCGGGGCGCTGGCCGATCGCGTCGGCGAGTCCTTTACCGCCCTGTTCTGGTGCGACGAGATGAACTGCCTAGCGGATGTGCTCGTGCCCGACGGTAACGCTTGGGTGCAGGATCGCTGTGTGCGACCGAATCAGATCATTGCGTGCGCGCTCGCCCATAGTCCGCTGGATATCGAGCGCCGCCGGCGCGTCATCGCAGTCGTCGAAGAGCACCTGTTCACACCCGTGGGGCTTCGCACGCTCAGCCCACGCGATTCGCGCTACGTCGGCCGCTTCGAAGGCGGCATGTTTGAGCGCGACAAGGCGTACCACCAAGGCACCGTCTGGCCCTGGCTCATGGGGCCGTTCATCGAGGCGGTGCTGCGCGCCGATGAATTCAGCGACGCAGCCCGCCGCCGCGCCCGTTCGCTTCTGCAGCCGCTCATCGAACAGACGATCGTCGGCCGCAGCCTGGGGCAACTCGCCGAAGTCTACGACGGCGATGCGAGTCCCGATCGCCCGCGCCTGCCCGGCGGCTGCATGGCCCAGGCGTGGTCTGTGGCCGCGATCCTCGATGGACTGGCGCTGACGGAGCAATAG
- a CDS encoding ROK family protein — MAKAAAYVVGVDLGGTYTQVGVVDARNRIVGQARPRTLADEGIEVVIDRLCEGIEAACRDAGVAPAELGGIGVGAPSPIDADCRIIINAVNLRWTNVPLADLVSQRLSGVPTTLDNDVNVAVWGEYILGAGRGHRNVLGMWVGTGIGGGLVIEGRLHHGSFGTAGEIGQGVILPGGGPASEKLEEHAARSAMERRAVALLRANEPSSLRDAVNGNVDDVRIDHIAEAIEAGDALALRIGRHSARMVGIAAANAATLLSLDCVVLGGGGVEALGQWYLDEVRRVFDRAVFPDTLRQCAVVATQLRENAGLLGAALLARQRLCSP, encoded by the coding sequence ATGGCAAAGGCAGCCGCATACGTCGTCGGCGTTGATCTGGGCGGCACGTACACCCAGGTCGGAGTCGTTGACGCCCGAAACCGGATCGTCGGCCAGGCCCGGCCGCGCACGCTTGCCGACGAGGGCATCGAGGTCGTCATCGACCGCCTGTGCGAAGGAATCGAGGCCGCGTGCCGCGATGCCGGGGTGGCGCCGGCCGAGCTCGGCGGCATCGGCGTGGGTGCGCCCTCACCGATCGACGCCGACTGCCGCATCATCATCAACGCCGTGAACCTGCGCTGGACGAACGTGCCGCTGGCGGATCTGGTCTCGCAGCGGCTCAGCGGCGTGCCGACTACGCTCGACAACGACGTCAACGTGGCCGTCTGGGGAGAGTACATCCTCGGCGCGGGCCGGGGACATCGAAATGTGCTGGGCATGTGGGTCGGCACGGGCATCGGCGGCGGCCTGGTTATCGAGGGCCGGCTCCATCACGGATCGTTCGGCACCGCCGGCGAGATCGGGCAGGGCGTCATTCTGCCCGGAGGCGGTCCGGCGTCGGAGAAACTCGAAGAGCACGCCGCGCGTTCGGCGATGGAGCGCCGGGCCGTTGCCCTGCTGCGCGCCAATGAGCCCTCGTCGCTGCGCGACGCGGTGAACGGGAACGTCGATGACGTGCGCATCGACCACATTGCCGAAGCGATCGAGGCGGGCGATGCGCTGGCGCTGCGCATCGGCCGGCATTCGGCTCGCATGGTCGGCATTGCCGCCGCCAACGCCGCCACGCTGCTCAGTCTCGATTGCGTGGTGCTCGGCGGCGGCGGGGTGGAAGCGCTCGGACAGTGGTATCTCGATGAGGTGCGCCGCGTGTTCGATCGTGCCGTCTTCCCCGATACGCTGCGCCAGTGCGCCGTGGTCGCCACGCAACTTCGCGAAAATGCGGGCCTGCTCGGCGCCGCGCTGCTGGCGCGGCAGCGGCTGTGCTCGCCATGA
- the erpA gene encoding iron-sulfur cluster insertion protein ErpA — translation MGIQLSEKAAREIKTIIEQQELDAEKIRLRVGVKGGGCSGFSYVLDLTENERDTDEVVEQHGVRIVCDPKSLIYLDNTTIDFKDEIMGRGFVFNNPNATSSCGCGSSFSA, via the coding sequence ATGGGCATTCAACTCAGCGAAAAGGCCGCACGCGAAATCAAGACCATCATCGAGCAGCAGGAACTCGACGCCGAGAAGATCCGCCTGCGCGTGGGCGTCAAGGGCGGCGGCTGCTCAGGCTTTTCCTATGTCCTCGATCTCACCGAGAACGAGCGCGACACGGATGAAGTCGTCGAGCAGCACGGGGTGCGCATCGTCTGCGACCCCAAGAGCCTGATCTACCTCGACAACACGACGATTGACTTCAAGGACGAGATCATGGGCCGCGGGTTTGTCTTCAACAACCCCAACGCAACCAGCAGCTGCGGCTGCGGCAGTTCGTTCAGCGCGTAA
- the iscU gene encoding Fe-S cluster assembly scaffold IscU, which translates to MAYSDKVIRHYEQPSNVGSFGTTSDVKKKKDIGVGIVGAPECGDVMQLQIKVNDKGVIEDAKFKTFGCGSAIACSSLATEWLKGKTLDEGVAIKNTELVQELSLPPVKIHCSVLAEDAIRAAVSDYKKKNGLEPADDDHQHGKIEAIACKTNAN; encoded by the coding sequence ATGGCATACAGCGACAAAGTCATCCGGCACTACGAACAGCCCAGTAACGTGGGCTCGTTCGGCACCACCTCTGATGTCAAGAAGAAGAAGGACATCGGCGTGGGCATCGTCGGCGCGCCTGAGTGCGGCGACGTCATGCAACTGCAGATCAAGGTCAACGACAAGGGCGTCATCGAGGACGCGAAGTTCAAGACCTTCGGCTGCGGCTCGGCCATCGCGTGTTCGAGCCTCGCTACCGAGTGGCTCAAAGGCAAGACGCTCGATGAGGGCGTGGCGATCAAGAACACCGAACTCGTGCAGGAACTCAGCCTGCCACCGGTGAAGATTCACTGCTCGGTGCTCGCCGAAGACGCGATCCGGGCCGCGGTGAGCGACTACAAGAAGAAGAACGGCCTCGAGCCGGCCGACGACGACCACCAGCACGGCAAGATCGAGGCGATCGCCTGCAAGACGAACGCGAACTGA
- a CDS encoding DUF1501 domain-containing protein, whose product MCNEHAYTRRVFLQKGLTMVSAAATVPYFIQSSAFGLTDPFDLLQTSSIAGKPQDRILVVVQLGGGNDGLNTVIPFGDDQYYRARPQLGIPANNVLRLGGGADGLGLHPNLAGLKQLHDEGLLATVQGVGYPNPNRSHFTSMDIWHTANPQQPSGNGWIGRYFDNTCNGTPEPNAEIAIGREAPKAMMGDLNKPVSFETADLFRWIGEDLHNSLGEPYEEINRGGDRVEGVKSGTQLEFLTRTALNAQIASEQIRNAVRVRPLVEYPRNQLGQQLQMVGSMIRAELPTRVYYVTISGFDTHAGQQGAHANLMTQVGSALLAFQKDLKAQGNDGRVLTMTFSEFGRRVKQNASQGTDHGTAAPMFLLGPMVRPGVLGPHPSLTDLDQGDLKFSIDFRCVYAAILESWLKADSRKVLKGAFRPAAIFNKGV is encoded by the coding sequence ATGTGCAACGAACATGCCTACACGCGCCGCGTCTTTCTGCAGAAGGGGCTGACCATGGTCTCGGCCGCGGCGACGGTCCCCTACTTCATTCAATCTTCGGCGTTCGGCCTCACCGACCCGTTCGATCTCCTCCAGACCAGTTCAATCGCCGGCAAGCCGCAGGACCGCATTCTGGTCGTCGTTCAACTCGGCGGCGGTAACGACGGGCTCAACACCGTCATCCCCTTCGGCGACGATCAGTACTACCGCGCGAGGCCCCAACTGGGCATCCCGGCCAACAACGTGTTGCGCCTGGGCGGCGGAGCCGACGGGCTCGGCCTGCACCCGAACCTCGCCGGGCTCAAGCAACTGCACGACGAAGGCCTGCTCGCCACCGTCCAGGGCGTGGGCTACCCGAATCCCAATCGCTCGCACTTCACGTCCATGGACATCTGGCACACCGCCAACCCCCAGCAGCCCTCGGGCAACGGCTGGATCGGGCGCTACTTCGACAACACCTGCAACGGGACGCCTGAGCCCAACGCCGAAATCGCCATCGGCCGCGAGGCGCCCAAGGCCATGATGGGCGATCTCAACAAGCCCGTCTCGTTCGAAACCGCGGACCTGTTCCGCTGGATCGGTGAAGACCTGCACAACTCGCTCGGCGAACCTTACGAGGAAATCAATCGCGGCGGCGACCGCGTCGAAGGCGTCAAGAGCGGGACGCAACTGGAGTTCCTCACGCGCACCGCGCTCAACGCCCAGATCGCCAGCGAACAGATCCGCAACGCCGTGCGCGTGCGGCCGCTGGTGGAGTACCCGCGCAACCAGTTGGGCCAGCAGCTGCAGATGGTCGGCTCGATGATCCGCGCTGAACTGCCCACGCGCGTCTACTACGTCACCATCAGCGGCTTCGACACTCACGCAGGTCAGCAGGGTGCGCACGCCAATCTGATGACACAGGTCGGTTCGGCTCTGCTCGCGTTCCAGAAGGACCTCAAGGCGCAAGGCAACGACGGCCGCGTGCTCACGATGACCTTCAGCGAATTCGGCCGGCGCGTGAAGCAGAACGCCTCGCAGGGCACTGACCACGGTACGGCAGCGCCCATGTTCCTGCTCGGGCCGATGGTCCGGCCTGGCGTGCTCGGCCCTCACCCATCCCTGACCGATCTCGATCAGGGCGATCTCAAGTTCAGCATCGACTTCCGCTGCGTTTACGCCGCGATCCTCGAATCCTGGCTCAAGGCCGACAGCAGGAAGGTGCTCAAAGGCGCGTTCCGGCCCGCGGCGATCTTCAACAAGGGCGTCTGA
- a CDS encoding DUF1800 domain-containing protein, with product MPTATLKPLRPDAFGHWEANHLLRRAGFGGTPDQVRLLVEWGLDRSVDYLINYREIPTEAIKPDDFRGDIMTPPSPEERLAYRKAQEAQDEVTLERLRRLRQERQRQDRQQVRAMQQWWLKRMIETPRPLEEKMTLFFHGHFATGYRTIENSYHLFLQNQMFRKHAVGNFAELCFQIIRDPAMLVYLDNNESHKRQPNENLARELMELFTLGEGNGYTENDIKEGARALTGYSFEGNEFLFREDFHDEGQKVIFGKRGTYNGDDFVRLILGKTQCSEFISLKLYRFLVNDLPGPIEPAVKTFILNLAKEMRSSKYELAPVLGTLFRSEHFYDNANIAAEIKSPVQLVVEAVRSLKTPILDLNILVDALELMGQDIFFPPSVKGWVGGRSWINTSTLFVRQNLLTHLLTGRLPSGFRGSSTRSTYDAMHLLAHLTKGDDGEYAITDAVDFLIKSCLGAKPLEARRETLLEFAKGNGGRVNNELVIGMLCLITAMPEYQLC from the coding sequence ATGCCTACTGCCACGCTCAAGCCGTTGCGACCCGACGCCTTCGGCCACTGGGAGGCCAACCACCTGCTCCGCCGGGCCGGTTTCGGCGGCACGCCCGACCAGGTGCGCCTGCTCGTCGAGTGGGGCCTGGACCGCAGCGTCGATTACCTCATCAATTATCGCGAGATTCCGACTGAGGCGATCAAGCCCGACGACTTCCGCGGCGACATCATGACGCCACCCTCGCCCGAAGAGCGGCTGGCCTATCGCAAAGCGCAGGAGGCGCAGGACGAAGTCACGCTCGAGCGGCTGCGGCGGCTGCGCCAGGAACGGCAGCGGCAGGATCGCCAGCAGGTCCGGGCCATGCAACAGTGGTGGCTCAAGCGCATGATCGAGACGCCGCGCCCCCTCGAAGAGAAGATGACGCTCTTCTTCCACGGCCACTTCGCGACCGGCTATCGCACGATCGAAAACAGTTACCACCTGTTTCTGCAGAACCAGATGTTCCGCAAGCACGCGGTGGGGAACTTCGCAGAGTTGTGCTTCCAGATCATCCGCGATCCGGCGATGCTCGTGTACCTCGACAACAACGAATCGCACAAGCGCCAGCCCAATGAAAACCTTGCTCGCGAATTGATGGAACTTTTCACGCTTGGCGAGGGCAATGGCTACACCGAGAACGACATCAAGGAGGGCGCGCGGGCGCTGACGGGCTATTCGTTCGAGGGCAACGAGTTCCTCTTCCGGGAGGACTTCCACGACGAGGGACAGAAGGTCATCTTCGGCAAGCGCGGCACGTACAACGGCGACGACTTCGTGCGCCTGATTCTCGGCAAGACGCAGTGCAGCGAGTTCATCTCGCTGAAATTGTATCGCTTCTTGGTCAACGACCTGCCGGGACCAATCGAGCCCGCCGTAAAGACGTTCATCCTGAACCTCGCCAAAGAGATGCGATCGAGCAAGTACGAACTCGCTCCGGTCCTGGGCACGCTCTTTCGCAGCGAGCACTTCTACGACAACGCGAACATCGCCGCGGAGATCAAGTCGCCGGTGCAACTGGTCGTCGAGGCGGTGCGCTCGCTCAAGACGCCGATTCTCGATCTGAACATCCTCGTCGATGCGCTGGAACTCATGGGCCAGGACATCTTCTTTCCGCCGTCGGTCAAGGGTTGGGTCGGCGGGCGCTCGTGGATCAACACTTCCACGCTCTTCGTGCGTCAGAATCTGCTCACGCACCTGCTGACAGGCCGGCTGCCCAGCGGTTTCCGCGGCTCTTCCACGCGATCAACGTACGACGCCATGCACCTGCTCGCGCACCTGACCAAAGGCGACGACGGCGAATACGCGATCACCGACGCCGTGGACTTCCTGATCAAGTCGTGCCTGGGCGCCAAGCCGCTCGAAGCGCGGCGCGAGACCCTGCTGGAATTCGCGAAAGGCAACGGCGGGCGCGTGAACAACGAACTGGTCATCGGCATGCTGTGCCTGATCACCGCGATGCCCGAGTATCAACTCTGCTGA
- a CDS encoding IscS subfamily cysteine desulfurase, with protein MPVKLPIYLDHNATTPVDPRVLEAMLPYFTNKFGNAASRNHSFGWEAEAAVDKAREQAAALINASPKEIIWTSGSTESNNLAIKGAAAMYEKAPRTAESGRGHIISCTIEHKAVLDPIKRLMREGYDATFIDPPRDGVIRREHIEAALRPDTILVSIMWANNEIGTINEVPEIGALCHERDIIFHTDATQWVGKMPTNVETDNIDLLSWSGHKIYGPKGVGALYVRRRKPRVRLVAQQDGGGHERGFRSGTLNVPGIVGFGAACECCSKDMDKDRERLLALRQHLEESISRQLDVVQINGHPTRRLPHTTNISFGFVEGESLMMGIKEIAVSSGSACTSASLEPSYVLKGLGVGDELAHSSLRFGLGRITTREEIDYTIEHVVKAVKHLRDMSPLYDMHKEGIDISKIEWAQH; from the coding sequence ATGCCTGTAAAACTCCCGATTTACCTCGACCACAACGCCACAACGCCGGTCGATCCTCGTGTGCTCGAGGCCATGTTGCCGTACTTCACCAACAAGTTCGGCAACGCGGCTTCGCGTAACCACTCCTTCGGCTGGGAGGCCGAGGCGGCCGTGGACAAAGCGCGCGAGCAGGCCGCGGCACTGATCAACGCCTCGCCCAAGGAGATCATCTGGACGAGCGGCTCGACGGAGAGCAACAACCTCGCCATCAAGGGCGCCGCCGCGATGTACGAGAAGGCCCCGCGCACGGCCGAGAGCGGGCGCGGCCACATCATCTCCTGCACCATCGAGCACAAAGCCGTGCTCGACCCGATCAAGCGGCTCATGCGCGAAGGCTACGACGCGACGTTCATCGATCCGCCGCGCGATGGCGTGATCCGCCGCGAGCACATCGAAGCCGCGCTGCGGCCGGACACGATCCTCGTCTCCATCATGTGGGCCAACAACGAAATCGGCACCATCAACGAAGTGCCCGAGATCGGCGCGCTCTGCCATGAGCGCGACATCATCTTCCACACCGACGCCACGCAGTGGGTCGGCAAGATGCCGACAAACGTTGAAACCGACAACATCGACCTGCTCTCGTGGTCCGGCCACAAGATCTACGGGCCCAAGGGAGTGGGGGCGCTTTACGTTCGCCGCCGCAAGCCGCGCGTCCGCCTCGTGGCCCAGCAGGATGGCGGCGGGCACGAACGCGGCTTCCGCTCGGGCACGCTCAACGTGCCGGGCATCGTCGGCTTCGGCGCTGCCTGCGAATGCTGCAGCAAAGACATGGACAAAGACCGCGAGAGGCTCCTCGCTCTGCGCCAGCACCTGGAAGAGAGTATCAGCCGGCAACTCGACGTGGTGCAGATCAACGGCCATCCGACGCGCCGCCTGCCTCACACGACCAACATCTCCTTCGGCTTCGTCGAGGGCGAATCGCTCATGATGGGCATCAAGGAGATCGCGGTGTCATCCGGCTCGGCGTGCACGAGCGCCAGCCTCGAGCCGTCATACGTGCTCAAGGGCCTGGGCGTGGGTGATGAACTGGCGCACTCTTCGCTGCGCTTCGGCCTCGGCCGCATCACGACGCGCGAAGAGATCGACTACACCATTGAGCACGTCGTCAAAGCCGTTAAGCACCTGCGCGACATGAGCCCGCTCTACGACATGCACAAGGAAGGCATCGACATCAGCAAGATCGAGTGGGCCCAGCACTGA
- a CDS encoding MoxR family ATPase yields the protein MNAEGNPTNDAGSRAAGLSADLDNLPRRFAQLREQVRQVIVGQHEIVEQLLIALFCQGHVLIVGVPGLAKTLLVRTLARSVDLEFNRIQFTPDLMPSDVLGTELVETDSQSGQRHLRYLPGPIFVNVLLADEINRTPPKTQAALLEAMAEHQVTIGGQTRHLPEPFVVVATQNPIEQEGTYPLPEAQLDRFMFSLWMDYPARAEERIIAAESDRIARQAVRPVFGQVDLLRCRELISQVPVSDHVIDHAVDLARATRPEDATCPDTVRPYMSWGAGPRAAQHMLIGARCLCLLEGRPTPSAADVRRVAMAVLRHRLVLNYTATGENITTREIVTRLLDAVDEPKYE from the coding sequence ATGAATGCGGAAGGAAACCCGACAAACGACGCCGGATCGCGGGCAGCGGGCCTTTCCGCTGATCTCGACAACCTCCCCCGCCGCTTTGCCCAGTTGCGCGAGCAGGTGCGGCAGGTCATCGTCGGCCAGCACGAGATCGTCGAACAACTGCTCATCGCCCTGTTCTGCCAGGGGCACGTGCTGATCGTCGGCGTGCCGGGCCTGGCCAAGACGCTGCTCGTGCGGACGCTGGCGCGGAGCGTGGACCTTGAGTTCAACCGCATCCAGTTCACGCCCGACTTGATGCCCTCAGACGTGCTGGGCACCGAACTCGTCGAGACCGACAGCCAGAGCGGACAGCGGCATCTGCGCTACCTGCCCGGGCCGATCTTCGTCAACGTGCTGCTGGCCGATGAGATCAACCGCACGCCGCCCAAGACGCAGGCGGCCCTGCTCGAAGCCATGGCCGAGCACCAGGTGACCATTGGTGGCCAGACGCGTCATTTGCCCGAGCCGTTCGTCGTCGTCGCCACGCAGAATCCCATCGAACAGGAAGGCACGTATCCGCTGCCCGAGGCGCAACTCGATCGCTTCATGTTCAGCCTGTGGATGGATTATCCCGCGCGAGCGGAAGAGCGCATCATCGCGGCGGAATCCGATCGCATTGCGCGCCAGGCGGTGCGGCCGGTCTTCGGGCAGGTGGATCTGCTCCGCTGCCGCGAACTCATCAGCCAGGTGCCGGTGAGCGATCACGTGATCGACCACGCCGTCGACCTGGCGCGGGCGACTCGACCGGAGGACGCGACCTGCCCGGACACGGTACGACCGTACATGTCATGGGGCGCCGGACCTCGCGCGGCGCAGCACATGCTCATCGGCGCGCGCTGCCTGTGCCTTCTGGAGGGTCGGCCGACGCCATCGGCCGCCGACGTGCGCCGCGTGGCGATGGCGGTGCTGCGACACCGGCTCGTGCTCAATTACACCGCCACTGGTGAAAACATCACGACGCGCGAGATCGTCACGCGCCTGCTCGACGCGGTGGATGAGCCGAAGTACGAGTAG